The proteins below are encoded in one region of Corynebacterium felinum:
- a CDS encoding universal stress protein, translating to MTTENIVVVAVDGSTAATNAVRWAANTAAKRGVPLRLASSYTMPQFLYAEGMVPPQELFEELQKETMDIIEAAKAVALEVAPDIKIGYTVAEGTPIDMLLEMSESVSMIVMGSRGLGGLSGMVMGSVSAAVVSHAKCPVVVVREDNIVTEESKYGPVVVGVDGSEISQKATDFAFAEAQARGAKLIAVHTWMDMQVQASLAGLAAAQQEWNVVEDEQTKLVEELLAPKLEKYPDVEVEMVITRDRPIRALVEASKGAQLLVVGSHGRGGFRGMLLGSTSRALLQSAPCPMVVVRPTK from the coding sequence ATGACCACCGAAAACATCGTCGTTGTTGCTGTTGATGGCTCCACCGCCGCCACCAACGCAGTGCGTTGGGCGGCAAATACCGCCGCGAAACGCGGCGTACCGCTACGACTAGCCTCCAGTTACACCATGCCCCAGTTCCTCTACGCTGAAGGAATGGTGCCTCCTCAAGAGCTATTCGAGGAATTACAAAAAGAAACCATGGACATCATCGAAGCAGCGAAAGCAGTTGCTCTCGAAGTGGCCCCCGACATTAAGATCGGATACACCGTTGCTGAGGGCACCCCGATCGATATGCTGCTTGAAATGAGCGAGTCGGTTTCTATGATTGTTATGGGTTCCCGAGGCCTTGGCGGACTATCCGGCATGGTAATGGGTTCGGTTTCCGCAGCTGTAGTCTCCCACGCGAAGTGCCCAGTCGTGGTCGTTCGCGAAGACAATATTGTTACCGAGGAATCGAAGTACGGTCCAGTCGTTGTGGGCGTGGACGGTTCGGAGATTTCCCAAAAGGCCACCGATTTCGCCTTCGCTGAAGCTCAGGCACGTGGCGCAAAGCTGATTGCAGTCCACACTTGGATGGACATGCAGGTACAGGCTTCGCTTGCGGGTCTTGCTGCAGCCCAGCAAGAGTGGAACGTGGTGGAAGATGAGCAGACCAAGCTGGTGGAAGAACTCCTTGCTCCTAAGCTGGAGAAGTACCCAGACGTGGAAGTGGAAATGGTGATCACCCGCGACCGCCCCATTCGCGCCTTGGTGGAGGCATCCAAGGGCGCGCAGCTTTTGGTCGTAGGCTCCCACGGCCGCGGTGGTTTCCGCGGTATGCTGCTTGGCTCCACTTCCCGTGCGCTGCTGCAAAGCGCACCATGCCCCATGGTCGTGGTACGCCCAACAAAGTAG